Proteins encoded together in one Columba livia isolate bColLiv1 breed racing homer chromosome 3, bColLiv1.pat.W.v2, whole genome shotgun sequence window:
- the LOC102084115 gene encoding WD repeat and coiled-coil-containing protein: protein MELGKAKLLRTGLNALYQAIHPVHGIAWTDGKQVILTSLQLHNGEPKFGDSTVVGQFEHVHGLYWGPCPPDAPALLAVQHKKHITVWQLCFSVTERNKLLVSQICDISEPFPVLPQGCVWHPKKEILAVLTTRDASVLHSVHLHNSRIQADIKGSGLIHCACWTKEGNRLVVGVGSALHSYIWDDAQKTLNACSFCPIFDVGGYVCAVEATLNFQVAVTTELPLDKICGLNAGLAFEVPTSVETESFPSQSSLCGEEEHSLDGGKKSLDSEKPLSVVTSPVDLTHILSSKQGADSSPLLHLRPKDYLTGSGQDSSHLILVTFERKVTSTKKVSIPGILVPDIMAFDPKTQTVSVASNTCNVILVYSLTSSNLPNIQQIQLEKNEKPKGLCFLTNKLLLILVGKQKFTDPAFLPSSRSDKYMIRLMIKELILEVGPSTSSSVNGSSSLNLSNVSHDLSPDVHTLSRGLLIPDRAAVQSPTSRRKLIEEIKSPAYEQSLSLNISDFKDKRISMNFPPSVESLNAEPVNRTAALSATSLVFSNKPTSPKRQADAASKIPNSYKNNLLSEKEASYFSKNVEKLSGNFTELQRHLCELTELLKAGKRNFPVYPSSQEPAFINVTCQKQLSRSDSDERRAVILCGGKLRLDIVQQIFNLSLVEMQHGSSWIVLTADSEGFVPLTFTSAQEIVVRDASSKGYGARSSKTLDILSSTEGCRPAASESLDITSSLEVLRDCSPKALDSSAPSEQPGSQM from the exons ATGGagctaggaaaggcaaagctTCTGAGAACTGGCCTTAATGCCTTATACCAAGCAATTCACCCTGTACATGGTATCGCCTGGACAGATGGGAAACAGGTGATCCTGACTTCTTTACAACTCCATAATGGAGAACCAAAATTTGGTGACTCAACCGTTGTCGGTCAGTTTGAACATGTCCATGGACTCTACTGGGGCCCGTGTCCCCCTGATGCCCCAGCTCTGCTTGCTGTCCAACATAAAAAGCACATCACCgtttggcagctctgctttagcgttacagaaagaaacaagctCTTAGTTTCTCAGATTTGCGACATCAGCgagcccttcccagtgctcccccaGGGCTGCGTGTGGCACCCGAAGAAGGAGATCCTGGCGGTGCTGACGACACGCGACGCCTCCGTCTTGCACTCTGTTCACCTCCACAACTCGAGAATTCAAGCAGACATCAAGGGCAGTGGCCTCATCCACTGTGCTTGTTGGACCAAGGAAGGCAATCGCTTAGTCGTGGGTGTAGGCAGCGCCCTTCATTCTTATATTTGGGATGATGCCCAGAAAACCCTGAATGCTTGTTCTTTTTGCCCCATCTTCGATGTGGGCGGCTACGTCTGTGCTGTGGAAGCCACTCTGAATTTCCAAGTCGCTGTTACCACCGAGCTCCCCCTAGACAAGATCTGTGGCCTAAACGCTGGCCTTGCGTTTGAAGTCCCAACGAGCGTTGAAACCGAGTCCTTCCCCTCGCAGTCCAGCTTGTGCGGTGAGGAGGAGCATTCCTTGGACGGGGGCAAAAAATCCCTGGACTCTGAGAAGCCCTTGTCCGTTGTTACGTCTCCTGTGGATCTAACTCACATTCTTTCCAGCAAGCAGGGTGCAGATTCCAGTCCTCTTCTCCACCTGAGGCCCAAGGACTACCTAACGGGAAGTGGCCAAGACTCTTCACACCTCATCCTGGTGACTTTTGAAAGAAAGGTGACTTCCACCAAAAAAGTGAGCATCCCAGGCATCCTGGTTCCTGATATAATGGCTTTTGACCCCAAAACTCAAACCGTATCTGTTGCCTCCAATACTTGTAACGTTATTTTAGTCTATTCACTGACTTCATCCAATTTACCCAATATTCAACAAATTCAGctagagaaaaatgagaaaccaAAGGGTCTGTGCTTCTTGACCAATAAATTGTTACTGATACTggttggaaaacaaaaattcacTGACCCTGCCTTTCTCCCCTCTTCAAGATCAGACAAATATATGATCCGATTGATGATTAAGGAACTAATATTGGAAGTGGGTCCTTCAACATCTTCATCGGTTAATGGCAGCTCCAGTTTGAACCTTTCAAACGTATCTCATGATCTCTCTCCAGATGTTCACACCCTCAGCCGTGGACTCTTGATACCGGATCGTGCTGCCGTTCAGTCGCCAACCAGCAGAAGGAAACTCATTGAGGAAATTAAGAGTCCTGCATACGAGCAAAGCTTGTCATTGAACATAAGTGATTTCAAAGATAAGAGGATTTCCATGAATTTTCCTCCATCAGTTGAATCCCTCAATGCCGAACCGGTTAATCGGACTGCAGCACTGTCTGCCACATCACTGGTGTTTTCTAACAAGCCAACATCTCCAAAAAGGCAGGCAGATGCAGCTTCCAAAATACCAAATTCTTACAAGAATAACCTATTAAGTGAAAAGGAGGCAAGCtacttttcaaaaaatgtagaaaaactGTCTGGTAACTTCACAGAATTGCAGCGTCATCTCTGTGAATTAACTGAGCTGCTAAAGGCTGGGAAGAGAAATTTTCCAGTGTACCCATCTTCTCAGGAACCCGCTTTCATTAACGTCACCTGCCAG AAGCAGCTTTCCAGAAGTGATTCAGACGAAAGACGAGCTGTTATTCTTTGTGGTGGTAAACTCCGTCTGGATATCGTCCAGCAGATATTCAATCTCTCCCTTGTAGAAATGCAACACG GTTCCTCTTGGATTGTCCTGACAGCCGACAGCGAGGGATTTGTCCCGTTAACATTTACATCCGCGCAGGAGATCGTGGTGCGAGATGCCAGTTCGAAAGGCTACGGCGCCCGTTCTTCCAAAACATTGGACATCCTGAGTTCCACGGAAGGGTGCAGACCCGCTGCTTCCGAAAGTCTGGATATCACGAGTTCTTTGGAAGTCCTCCGAGACTGCTCCCCCAAGGCTTTAGACAGCAGCGCTCCTTCGGAACAGCCCGGCAGCCAAATGTAG